A genome region from Nocardia sp. NBC_00565 includes the following:
- a CDS encoding SidA/IucD/PvdA family monooxygenase, protein MGVVDRLLVVGAGPKAMAVAAKAHVLRELGLPAPRVTVVESHAVGGNWLASGGWTDGQHRLGTSPEKDVGFPYHSTWARGRNRAINDAMMAFSWTSFLVERGTYAEWIDRGRPSPHHHVWAKYLQWVARKTDIEFVLGTVRKISAAAQGWLVSVADADGVVTEVDAERLMITGPGHSRRALVDHPKVLSIADFWDLAGRRRLPASSRAAVIGGGETAGSAMDELVRHDVLTVSVISPAATIYTRGESYFENSLYSEPIKWRALSIEERRDVVRRTDRGVFSVRVQENLLGDSRVHHLQGRVVRVAEHGAGVALTLRNERRPDQVHAFDLVVDATGGQPLWFLEMFEPDAMDLVELAIGGPITQARIEASIAHDLAVTGLEAKLYLPNLAGLAQGPGFPNLSCLGELSDRVLASGSSGTESAAQVTSAHLSV, encoded by the coding sequence ATGGGAGTAGTGGACAGACTTCTGGTGGTCGGTGCGGGGCCGAAGGCGATGGCCGTCGCCGCGAAGGCACACGTGCTACGCGAACTCGGCCTGCCCGCACCCCGGGTGACCGTCGTGGAATCGCATGCGGTGGGCGGTAACTGGCTGGCCAGTGGCGGGTGGACCGATGGTCAGCACCGGCTCGGCACCAGCCCGGAGAAGGATGTGGGCTTTCCGTACCACTCGACCTGGGCGCGCGGGCGCAACCGCGCGATCAACGACGCGATGATGGCGTTCAGCTGGACGTCGTTCCTGGTCGAGCGTGGCACCTACGCCGAGTGGATCGACCGTGGTCGCCCGAGTCCGCACCACCATGTCTGGGCCAAATACCTGCAGTGGGTCGCCAGGAAAACGGATATCGAGTTCGTGCTCGGCACCGTGCGCAAGATTTCGGCGGCGGCGCAGGGCTGGCTGGTCTCGGTCGCCGACGCGGACGGGGTTGTCACCGAGGTCGACGCCGAGCGACTGATGATCACCGGACCGGGCCACAGCAGACGCGCGCTGGTCGACCATCCGAAAGTGCTGAGCATCGCGGACTTCTGGGATCTCGCGGGGCGCCGCCGGTTGCCGGCGTCATCGCGGGCGGCGGTCATCGGCGGCGGTGAAACCGCGGGCTCGGCGATGGACGAACTTGTCCGCCACGATGTGCTGACCGTCTCGGTCATCTCGCCCGCTGCCACCATCTATACCCGCGGCGAGAGCTACTTCGAGAACTCGCTCTACAGCGAGCCCATCAAGTGGCGGGCGCTGAGCATCGAGGAACGCCGCGATGTCGTCCGGCGGACCGACCGTGGCGTGTTCTCGGTGCGGGTCCAGGAGAACCTGTTGGGTGACAGCCGGGTCCATCATCTGCAGGGACGTGTCGTGCGAGTCGCCGAACACGGTGCGGGCGTTGCGCTCACGCTGCGTAATGAGCGGCGCCCGGACCAGGTGCACGCCTTCGATCTGGTGGTCGACGCCACCGGCGGTCAGCCACTGTGGTTTCTGGAGATGTTCGAACCGGACGCGATGGACCTGGTCGAGCTCGCGATCGGCGGGCCGATCACCCAGGCGCGGATCGAGGCATCGATCGCCCATGATCTGGCGGTGACCGGGCTCGAGGCGAAGCTCTACCTGCCGAATCTCGCGGGCCTCGCGCAGGGCCCGGGATTTCCGAATCTCAGCTGTCTGGGCGAACTTTCGGATCGAGTGCTGGCCTCGGGCTCGAGCGGTACCGAGTCGGCCGCGCAGGTCACTTCGGCACACCTCAGCGTGTAG
- a CDS encoding methionyl-tRNA formyltransferase, with protein MRIVSFGFQTWGCKTLQALIDSEHEVALAVTHPSSAQSYKAIWSDSVEELARAHGIPVHLTERADAATIDLVKRAEPDVIVVNSWYTWMPPELYNLPPHGTLNLHDSLLPKFTGFSPVLWALISGESEFGLTVHRMDEQLDTGDILVQRSLPIGPTATGTELVEAGMALIPDALREALSALESGTAVWRPQHKAERTYFHKRSERDSRIDWAWSAVDVERFVRALSEPYPRAFGYYRGERVEILAAAVSAACYGGTAGRVVVQEGGAVVVCGPDAIRGRNPGLLITRVRTANGAEHSGAEFFARGGYLTDTPA; from the coding sequence ATGCGTATCGTGTCGTTCGGCTTCCAGACCTGGGGTTGCAAAACCCTTCAGGCCCTGATCGATTCGGAGCATGAGGTGGCGCTCGCGGTCACCCATCCGAGCAGTGCGCAGTCCTACAAGGCGATCTGGTCGGATTCGGTCGAGGAGCTGGCCCGCGCACACGGCATCCCGGTGCACCTGACCGAACGGGCCGATGCGGCGACCATCGACCTGGTCAAGCGAGCCGAGCCGGACGTCATCGTGGTGAACAGCTGGTACACCTGGATGCCGCCGGAGCTGTACAACCTGCCACCGCACGGCACGCTCAATCTGCACGATTCGCTGCTGCCGAAGTTCACCGGCTTCTCGCCGGTGCTCTGGGCACTGATCAGCGGCGAATCCGAATTCGGGCTCACCGTGCACCGGATGGATGAGCAACTGGACACCGGCGACATCCTGGTGCAGCGCTCGCTGCCGATCGGGCCGACCGCTACCGGCACCGAGCTCGTCGAGGCGGGGATGGCACTGATCCCGGACGCACTGCGGGAGGCGCTGTCCGCGCTGGAGTCCGGCACCGCGGTGTGGCGGCCACAGCACAAGGCCGAGCGAACCTACTTCCACAAACGGTCCGAGCGGGACAGCCGGATCGATTGGGCTTGGTCCGCGGTCGATGTGGAGCGCTTCGTGCGTGCGCTGTCCGAACCGTATCCGCGTGCGTTCGGTTACTACCGGGGCGAGCGGGTCGAAATTCTCGCCGCGGCAGTGTCGGCCGCCTGCTACGGCGGCACCGCGGGCCGGGTGGTCGTCCAGGAGGGCGGTGCGGTCGTGGTGTGTGGTCCCGATGCGATTCGCGGACGCAACCCCGGCTTGTTGATCACCCGGGTGCGGACGGCGAACGGCGCCGAACATTCCGGAGCCGAATTCTTCGCGCGCGGCGGCTATCTCACCGATACGCCGGCGTGA
- a CDS encoding non-ribosomal peptide synthetase, which translates to MSTTADDTQRLLHRRSGRRLIEAIQKPTVPDVADVQRAALSSGQRRAWFLQTRDPDDTTLNIGIAYRLTGTLDTERLRAAVEAVAARHEILRTTYGLGDTGEPYRIVRNEPLSWQEHDLSGLPESSRTRRLEVLSRRELGRPFELATEAPIRITLIRTGAGEFVFVLVAHTIAWDDDSWGVFAAELNAAYHGAVLPEPRGQAVAADTDADAAAVEYWRDLLRPLPETLELPGRALSVDGARRTRRCSVPLSRELLARVDAFARESVSTPFAVLLAAFDAVIHRYTAATDFLVAVPVSTRGATAVSVIGYFGNTLLLRATLRSADTFANFAAAVREHCADAFAHREVGIDRVVHAVNPNRSGRRDGLEQLVRVGFGVTEREHGLALDGVTAARLELGSPAAPVPLRCTVVLDADGPRVEAQYWDDQLAPGLVERLIAHYVQLLDNALTEPGHRIGDIDIFGDDDRARLLAQSHGALVGTRPTTMVALFEQRVAAAPQALAIVAPRGDGPPDVELSYDQLNRRANRMAHWLIGQGIGAEDIVALRISTSVEFVVAALGVLKAGAAYLPIDPAYPDERIDLVDRDARPRLLLGRVEAVAAEESAIALPEHDPADADRVRPLRPGNLAYVIYTSGSTGRPKGVPVSHAAIADHLESFCAEWGMTAADRLLQSSSVSFDASLLDIFVTLTVGARLVIPKPGAFGDIAYVADLIARCGVTVLHMVPSMLSTFLLLPEVSEWRALRHVPVGGEALPGEVADRFAAVFDAELRNHYGPTEAVVSATHMRVEGPQGTRIVPIGTPNRNVYVYLLDERLQLVPAGVVGEIYLGGPQLARGYLNRCGLTAQRFIADPFCTGQRLYRTGDLARRTGDGVLEFIGRADEQVKIRGFRIELGEVEAVIASHPDVGHCVVVAVSDAALGMMLAAYVVPAGAAGPDLDRVRAHAAVSLPDYMVPSAFSVIDEIPLTRHGKLDKKALPEPVPAAGRDHREPRTANEMRVAELYAEIFGLSRVGADDSFFELGGHSLLANRLVSQLRAEFGVEIDVRVLFDTPTVAGLAALIEATPVALSDVLTAAERQRVLGEWATGVELSDVPQLPELIRRGRAIPGLRSAVRCGTQTLTYDELFAQLDAGSVVGGSTGVSVDRLVRLFGTLATAIRDPDAMVGAGSTTRLPTAAALAAAVWDRRVVAAESRCRRVDPAYGWVDVRLIAAEWSDAQVAVELLAALADGATLIVATPAQQANPGALVELIAAHAVTHVVATAASLSRIVPADGATLPTIRRWDVTGTDSAPTLPGRLAAVAPESVATFAYTVPACAGAVARGSLDGSGRARPIPGARILVLDESRQPVPPNVIGEVYVGGATLSIDAFAVDRSVDDPFLPGGRLFRTGDRARWTTDGWLIFG; encoded by the coding sequence ATGTCGACCACAGCCGATGACACGCAACGCCTACTGCACCGCCGATCCGGTCGGCGGCTGATCGAAGCTATCCAGAAACCAACCGTGCCAGATGTGGCGGACGTGCAGCGGGCCGCGCTGTCATCGGGTCAACGGCGTGCCTGGTTCCTGCAGACCCGCGATCCCGATGACACCACGCTGAATATCGGTATCGCGTATCGGCTGACCGGCACGTTGGACACCGAACGCCTGCGCGCCGCCGTCGAGGCGGTTGCCGCGCGGCACGAGATCCTGCGCACCACATATGGACTCGGCGATACGGGCGAGCCCTACCGGATCGTCCGGAACGAGCCGCTGAGCTGGCAGGAGCACGATCTGTCCGGGCTGCCGGAATCGAGCCGGACCCGCAGGCTGGAGGTGCTGTCCCGACGCGAACTCGGTCGGCCGTTCGAGCTGGCAACCGAGGCGCCGATACGAATCACCCTGATCCGCACTGGCGCCGGTGAATTCGTCTTCGTACTCGTGGCACACACCATCGCCTGGGACGACGATTCGTGGGGCGTGTTCGCCGCCGAACTGAACGCCGCCTATCACGGTGCGGTACTGCCCGAACCGCGTGGACAGGCGGTGGCCGCCGACACCGACGCCGACGCCGCCGCGGTGGAGTACTGGCGCGATCTGCTGCGCCCGCTGCCGGAGACGCTGGAGCTACCGGGCAGGGCCTTATCCGTCGATGGCGCACGTCGGACCCGGCGGTGTTCGGTGCCGCTGTCGCGCGAACTGCTCGCCCGGGTGGACGCCTTCGCCCGCGAAAGCGTGTCCACCCCGTTCGCGGTGCTGCTCGCGGCCTTCGACGCGGTGATCCACCGATACACCGCGGCAACGGATTTCCTGGTCGCGGTCCCGGTCAGCACGCGCGGCGCCACCGCGGTGTCGGTCATCGGCTACTTCGGCAACACCCTGCTGCTGCGTGCCACACTGCGATCGGCGGACACCTTCGCGAATTTCGCGGCGGCCGTGCGCGAGCACTGTGCCGATGCGTTCGCGCATCGGGAGGTCGGTATCGATCGAGTCGTGCACGCCGTCAATCCGAATCGCAGTGGCCGCCGCGACGGTTTGGAACAGCTGGTCCGCGTCGGTTTCGGCGTCACCGAGCGCGAGCACGGGCTGGCACTCGACGGTGTCACCGCGGCCCGGCTCGAGCTCGGCAGCCCGGCGGCACCGGTCCCGCTGCGGTGCACTGTCGTGCTCGACGCGGACGGTCCGCGGGTCGAGGCCCAGTACTGGGACGACCAGCTCGCGCCCGGACTGGTCGAGCGGCTGATCGCGCACTACGTGCAGCTGCTGGACAACGCGCTCACCGAACCGGGCCACCGCATCGGTGATATCGACATATTCGGCGACGACGATCGAGCACGGCTGCTCGCCCAGTCGCACGGCGCGCTCGTCGGTACCCGGCCGACCACCATGGTCGCGCTGTTCGAGCAGCGTGTGGCGGCGGCGCCGCAGGCGCTGGCGATCGTCGCACCGCGTGGCGATGGCCCGCCCGACGTGGAGTTGAGTTACGACCAGCTCAACCGCCGCGCGAACCGCATGGCGCACTGGCTGATCGGACAGGGCATCGGCGCGGAGGATATTGTCGCGCTGCGGATTTCCACGTCGGTGGAGTTCGTCGTCGCTGCGCTCGGTGTGCTCAAGGCGGGTGCCGCGTACTTGCCGATCGACCCGGCCTACCCGGATGAGCGCATCGATCTCGTCGACCGGGATGCCCGGCCCCGGCTGCTGCTCGGCCGCGTCGAAGCGGTGGCTGCGGAGGAGTCCGCGATCGCGCTGCCCGAACATGATCCCGCCGACGCCGATCGCGTGCGCCCGTTGCGTCCCGGCAATCTCGCCTACGTCATCTACACCTCGGGATCGACCGGACGGCCCAAGGGCGTGCCGGTTTCGCACGCCGCCATCGCCGATCATCTGGAATCCTTCTGCGCGGAGTGGGGGATGACCGCCGCGGACCGGTTGCTGCAGTCGTCGTCGGTGAGCTTCGACGCCTCGCTGCTCGATATCTTCGTCACGCTGACTGTCGGTGCGCGCCTGGTGATTCCGAAACCCGGTGCGTTCGGTGACATCGCGTATGTGGCCGATTTGATCGCCCGGTGCGGGGTCACCGTGCTGCACATGGTTCCGTCGATGCTGAGTACCTTCCTGCTGCTGCCCGAGGTAAGTGAGTGGCGGGCGCTGCGGCATGTCCCGGTCGGCGGCGAGGCGTTGCCGGGCGAGGTCGCCGACCGGTTCGCGGCGGTCTTCGATGCCGAACTGCGCAATCACTACGGCCCCACCGAGGCGGTGGTCTCCGCGACCCATATGAGGGTCGAGGGCCCGCAGGGCACCCGGATCGTGCCGATCGGAACGCCGAACCGCAATGTCTACGTATATCTGCTCGACGAGCGGCTGCAGCTGGTCCCCGCCGGTGTGGTCGGCGAAATCTACCTGGGCGGTCCGCAATTGGCGCGCGGCTACCTGAATCGCTGTGGGTTGACCGCGCAACGGTTCATCGCCGACCCCTTCTGCACCGGGCAGCGGCTGTACCGTACCGGCGATCTGGCGCGCCGCACCGGTGACGGCGTGCTCGAATTCATCGGCCGCGCCGACGAACAGGTGAAGATACGCGGTTTCCGCATCGAACTGGGTGAGGTGGAAGCCGTGATCGCGAGCCATCCGGACGTCGGTCACTGTGTGGTGGTCGCGGTGTCGGATGCCGCACTCGGGATGATGTTGGCCGCGTACGTCGTCCCGGCCGGTGCCGCGGGCCCCGACCTCGACCGGGTGCGCGCGCACGCCGCGGTGAGCCTGCCCGACTACATGGTGCCCTCGGCGTTCTCCGTCATCGACGAGATTCCGCTCACCAGGCACGGCAAGCTGGACAAGAAGGCGCTACCCGAACCGGTGCCCGCCGCGGGTCGCGACCACCGGGAACCGCGCACTGCCAACGAGATGCGCGTCGCCGAGCTGTACGCGGAGATCTTCGGCCTGAGTCGAGTCGGTGCCGACGACTCGTTCTTCGAACTCGGCGGCCACTCGCTGCTGGCCAATCGGCTGGTGTCGCAGCTGCGCGCCGAGTTCGGTGTCGAGATCGACGTGCGTGTCCTGTTCGACACCCCGACCGTCGCCGGACTCGCCGCGCTGATCGAGGCCACCCCCGTTGCCCTTTCGGATGTGCTGACCGCGGCCGAACGACAGCGGGTGCTCGGTGAGTGGGCGACCGGGGTGGAACTGTCCGACGTGCCGCAACTCCCCGAGCTGATCCGCCGCGGCCGTGCGATTCCCGGCCTGCGGTCCGCGGTTCGTTGTGGCACACAGACTCTCACCTACGACGAGCTGTTCGCCCAGCTGGACGCCGGATCGGTAGTCGGCGGATCGACAGGGGTATCGGTCGACCGGCTGGTTCGCCTGTTCGGCACACTCGCGACAGCCATTCGGGATCCGGATGCCATGGTCGGCGCGGGGTCGACGACGCGGTTGCCCACTGCGGCCGCGCTGGCGGCGGCCGTCTGGGATCGTCGTGTCGTTGCCGCCGAAAGCCGTTGTCGGCGTGTGGATCCCGCGTACGGCTGGGTGGACGTGCGGCTGATCGCGGCCGAGTGGAGCGACGCACAGGTGGCGGTCGAACTGCTGGCCGCCCTGGCCGACGGTGCGACACTGATCGTCGCCACGCCGGCGCAGCAGGCGAATCCGGGCGCGCTGGTCGAGCTCATCGCGGCGCATGCGGTGACACATGTGGTCGCCACCGCGGCGAGCCTCTCTCGTATCGTGCCCGCCGACGGCGCGACGTTGCCGACCATCCGGCGCTGGGACGTCACCGGAACCGATTCGGCCCCAA